The genomic DNA CACCCTGCGCACTGGCCTGGTTGCCCAGGATGGTGATGCTCGACGCCGTGATGCTCCCCCCGCCGCGCACGCTGTTGGCCAGCCCGCCGCTGGCCGACCCCGCGTTGCCGATGATGGTGATCTGGCTGCCCGAGATGCGGCCATCGCCCACCACGCTGTTGATCGCCCCGCCATCCCGCGCCGAGCCCTGGTTGCCCAGGATGGTGATGCTGCCGCCCTGCAGCGTGCCCGCGATGTCCACGCTGTTGGCCACCCCCTGCTCGCCCGAGCCCTGGTTGGCGGTCACGGTGACCGACGAGCCGGCCACGCGCCCACGGCCCTGCGCGCGCACGCTGTTGGCCAGCCCGTCCCGGCCGGCGGCGCGGGCGCTGCCCTGGTTGGCCACCACCTGCACCGCGCTGCCCTGCAGCGTCCCGTCGGCCTGCACGCTGTTGGCCAGCGCCGTGCTGCCCTGCTCGGCCTGGGTGGACACCGCCGTGTTGGCGGCCACCAGCGCCTGAACCCCGTCCACGCGGCCACCGGAGCCCTGCGAAAAACTGTTGGCCGCCGCCAGGCCCTCGGTGGCGAACACACGCCCCGCCGTGTTGCCCATCAGCTGCAGGCTGGCCGCGCGCATGTCCCCCAGCACCTGGATGGCGTTGGCATTGGCCTGCCCCACGCCCCTGCCAAACGCGGCAAAGCCGCCCACCGTGCCCTCGCGCCCTTCGCTGCGCACGTCGGCCGCCGTGTTGCCCGCGAGCGTCAGCGTGCTGGCCTCCACGCGGCCCTGGGCGTTGACCGACAGCGCATTGGCGTTGATGCGGCCACCGTCCGCGTTCAGCTGCCGGGCCGTATTGCCCACCACCTGCAGGGTGCTGCGGGCCAGCGCCGTGGCGCCCGAGCCATCCATGTACAGCCCGTTGGCCGCCAGCACGCCATTGGACTTGGTGCCCACGCCCAGTGCCTGCGCGCCACTGCCGGCGGCGCGGATGTCCTCGCCCGTGTTGCCCGCGATGACCACCGGGCTGCCCTGCACCCGCGCGCCACGGTAGGCCGCCAGCGCATTGACCAGGGCGGTGCCTCCGGGCGCGTGCACGCCGCGCGCGGAGTTCCCGGCGATCAGCCAGGGCGACGATGCATCCACCAGCGCATCGTCGTGCAGCACCAGGGCATTGGCGGCGGCCCGCGCGCGGCTCTCGCGCCCGGCCAGCCCCCCCGCGCCGGAGACCGAATCCGCCGCGGTGCTCATGTCGCTGGCCGTGTTGCCGCTCAGCACACCCGCCGCCGACAGGCGCGAGGGCGCGCCCGCGCCGTTTTCCAATGCAATGCTGTTGGCCAGCAGCGCGCCTCCGCGTGCCGTCAGCCGCGATGCGGTGTTGCCCGCCAGCGTCAGCGTCTGCGCATCAAGCTGCGACCCCGTGACCGCCAGCGTGTTCGCCAGCGCGGCCGACTGCTGGCTGGCCGAAAACAGAAGCCCCCCGCCCGCCTGCGCCGCATAGCCGGTGGACCGCACCCCGTCGGCTCGGTTGCCCGCCAGGGTCAGGGCGGTGTCCTGCACGCGGCCCTCGCTCACCATCAGCGTGTTGGCCGCGGCCAGCCCGCCCGAGCCCGTGATGGCCTGGCCGTGGTTCCCGCTGACGGTGACGGCGGCGCGCTCCAGCGTGGACTGGTGGTCCGCCACCACGGTGTTGGCCAGTGCGCGGCCGTTGCGCTCCAGGGCGCCGACGAGGCCACCGCCAATGGTGCCCGAGCCTGCGGCCGTGCGCACCTGGTCGGCCACGTTGCCCGCCAGCAGCACGGTGCCAGCCCGCACGGTCGCGTTGTCCAGCCACAGGCTGTTGGCCGCCGCCCCGCCCCCGGTCGCGACCACATCGCGCGCCTGGTTGCCGCTGAGGCGGTGCACGGGCCCCTCGGCCAGTTCGCCCCGGGTCACGGAGATGGTGTTGGCCAGGGCCGAGGCGGACACCCGCACGTCGGCCAGCGCCCCGCCGAGAATGGATCCTTCACCGCCCCAGGCCTGCACGTTGCGTGCGGTATTGCCCGAAACGCCCGCCTGGTAGCCCGCCGAACCGGCGAGCTTGTGGTCGGAAAAGCTGATGCTGTTGGCCAGGGCGCTGCCGCCCGTCGCGATGACCTGGGCCGCTTCATTGCCCGCCAGGACCAGTTGCGCGCCCTTGAGCTCACTCGACGCCAGGGTGACCGCGTTGGCCGCAGCCACCCCCGTCAGATCCACCTGGGCAATGGTGCCGCGCCCCACGCCGGCGCTGCCGCCGCCTGCGCGCACGTCCTGCGCGCGGTTGCCGGTGTGCAGGATGCGGGTGTCCTCCAGGGTGGACCGGGCCGCGGTGAGCGCATTGGCGAGCGCTGATCCGCCGATGGAGGTGACGCCACGGGCCTCGTTGCCGACCAGCGCCACCTCGGAATTGCGCACGTCGGTCGCATCCAGCAGCACGCTGTTGGCCGTGGCGCGGCCGGGCATCTGCAGCGAACCGGTGCCCAGCAGCACCTCGGACTTGGCGCCGAAGGCCGCGACGTCGGCCGCGCGGTTGCCCTGCACGATCAGGCGGCTCGCCGTGAGCTGCTTCGTACCCGTGGCGCTGGCCGCCAGCACCATGTTGGCGGTGGCGGCACCGCCCAGGGCGTGCACGAAGCCCGTTACCTGGTTGCCCAGCACCTGCACCTGGGACTGGCGCACGTCCATCGCTGCCAGGCCGATGCCGTTGGCCTGCGCGGTGCCCGCCAGGTCCACGCGCATGCCGACATTGGCCAGGGCGGAGCCCTTGCCGCCGGTGGAGATCACCGGTCCCGTGGAGCGGTTGCCGAGCACCTGGATCTGGCTGCCCGCGTCCACCTGCGTGCCGGCACTGTTCTTGTGCCAGCCCACCCCGGCGAGCATGGACTCCTGCGCCTGACCGCGCAGCGGCGCCAGGGCCACGGAAAGACCGAGCAGCCAGAGCGCCGCGGCTTCATGGCGTTGCGTCTTGCGCGTTGTGTGCACTCACAGCCCCTTTTCTGGATGGATAGGGATGGTCGGACGGCTTGCGGTCCGGCCGGCGGTTGCCGGACGGACCCGCGGCACGCCGGTCAGTTGATGTTGACGCTGTTCACGTTGGCCGTGCCGCCGATGGCCTTGATGTCGGTGGCTTCGTTGCCGCTCACGGTGATGTCCGAGTTGCGGATCTTGGAGCCGGTGATGTTGACGCTATTGACGTTGGCCACGCCTTCCATCGAGATCTCGGCCACCTTGATGCCGGCCTTGCCGCCGCCAGCGATGACGTTGGTGGCCTTGTTGTTGGTGACGGTGATGCGGCTGTTGGTCACTTCGGAGCCGGCGGAGCCCTTGCCCGAGATCAGGCCGGGAATCGCGACGTTGCCGCTCTGGGCGAAAGCTGCGCTGCAGGTAAATGCGAGTGCTGCGACGGTGGTAATGGCAAGTTTGCGCATATCAATAATCCTTCGAAGGGTTGAAATTAATTGACGAAGCAGCCGCTTGCGGCCTGCGAACGAATTCTTGAGGCGCGCACCCGTCCACACCGTAAAGAAATGTAGGCCCGGCCCGGGCTGGCATTTTCCGAGTTATCCACAGGTCGTACCTCCCGGGATCCGCGCTCTGAGCCGCACGGGGTTTTGGTATGTAGGACAAGCACTTACTCCGCCAGCGGGTGCATTCCCACATTTGAACGATGCCGCCGCACTTCCATAATCCACCGTAAAAACCAACAAGTCTTTACACTTCAAATCATCATGAAACCCGCAACAACATTCAGAAATCCATACTTTCAAGAAAATGAATGGAATCTCCTGTTTTATTGTCACAAATATGAAATCAATTATCTTTCGTGGCTTTTTGTATATGGGGGCCGTGGGCGCCCTGGCGGCCTGCTCGCCCGCGGCCATCACCTATCCCAGCGATGCGCAGATTTCGGCGGCCCTGGAGACGCAGTTCGCCAGCGACCGCCACAGCGCCGCTGCGCGCGACCTGATCCGCACGCTCGGGGGTGAGAAGGGCAAGCTGCGCTATCAGATCCACCAGGTGATCTACCGCCAGGGCTCGTATGAGGCCCGCTACGACGCGGTGCTGGTGATGGGGCAGCCGGGGACCCAAAGCCTCCTGGGGCTGTACGGCAGCATGATCCCCGAGGCCGAGCGCGCCAAGCTGCCGCAGGCCAGCCTGGAGGCCTATGAAGGCTGGCTCAGGCAGCAGGCCGAAACCCTCCGGAAAACCTCGGCACAGCAGGCGGGTGCGCTGGAGGCGACCCTGGAACTGCTGGGCAAGTGCTACCGGGACCAGCAAGCCGGGGCCGAGGTCACGGTGATGCAGGGCCTGGGGGCGCTGATCTCGCCCGAGCGCAGCGGGCTATACGCTGAAAAGCTGGCGCTGCCGGACACCACGGCGCGCTGCCTCCCCGCCTAGCCGGCCGTGCGTTCGCGCAGCGCGGCCAGGATGTGCCTGGCCGCTTCGCCCGGGCTGCGGTACGCGGTGTCTACCACCAGCTGGTTGTTGTCCGCCGCCCAGGGCACGTAGTCGTGCCGGCACACGGCCTCCCAGAGGGGCGGCACGAGACCGGGTACGTCGCTCACTCGCTGCTCGACCCGCCGGCGGTGCTCGGCGGGATCGCCGCAGACCACCTCCACGGCCAGCATCGGCGCCTGCGCGTCCAGGGCCACGCGGTGCCAGGACGCGCGCGTCTCGGCCCAGGGGTTCACGCAGTCCGCCAGAACGGACAGTCCTTGCGAAAGATGGGTACGCGCCAGGGCATATGCCACCACATAGCCCGCGGCCCCCACGCCACTGCCCCCCAGCGCGCCGCAATCCCGCAGCGCCTGCTCGATGGTGTCGATGCGCAGGTACACCGCCGGCCACTGCCCCAGCAGCGCGCGGGCGATCGTGCTCTTGCCCACGCCCGGCAGCCCGCCGAGCACCACCAGCGCGGGAGCGGCGGGCGAATTCAATCAGTCCACCACCGTGAGCTTGGCCACCGACAGCGCCAGCCACTTGGTGCCATGGCGCGGAAAATTGACCTGCGCGCGCGCGTCGTCGCCCGTGCCTTCGATGGCCAGCACCTTGCCTTCGCCGAACTTGGTGTGGAACACCGCGATGCCCACCCGCAAGCCGTGGGCGGGCGCGGTCTTCTGCACGGGCACCGGCGGGCTGGCGAAGGTCTCGGACTTGAAGCCAAATGAGCCTCTAGCGCTTGACCCATAAGCGCCAGAAGCTCCTGAATTAGGAGCAAATGAGCCAAACCCCTGCTGCTTGGGCGTGATCCACTTGAGCGCGCCCTCGGGCAGTTCGTCAAAGAAGCGGCTCTTGATGTTGTAGCGCGTCTGGCCGTGCAGCATGCG from Acidovorax sp. A79 includes the following:
- a CDS encoding beta strand repeat-containing protein, giving the protein MHTTRKTQRHEAAALWLLGLSVALAPLRGQAQESMLAGVGWHKNSAGTQVDAGSQIQVLGNRSTGPVISTGGKGSALANVGMRVDLAGTAQANGIGLAAMDVRQSQVQVLGNQVTGFVHALGGAATANMVLAASATGTKQLTASRLIVQGNRAADVAAFGAKSEVLLGTGSLQMPGRATANSVLLDATDVRNSEVALVGNEARGVTSIGGSALANALTAARSTLEDTRILHTGNRAQDVRAGGGSAGVGRGTIAQVDLTGVAAANAVTLASSELKGAQLVLAGNEAAQVIATGGSALANSISFSDHKLAGSAGYQAGVSGNTARNVQAWGGEGSILGGALADVRVSASALANTISVTRGELAEGPVHRLSGNQARDVVATGGGAAANSLWLDNATVRAGTVLLAGNVADQVRTAAGSGTIGGGLVGALERNGRALANTVVADHQSTLERAAVTVSGNHGQAITGSGGLAAANTLMVSEGRVQDTALTLAGNRADGVRSTGYAAQAGGGLLFSASQQSAALANTLAVTGSQLDAQTLTLAGNTASRLTARGGALLANSIALENGAGAPSRLSAAGVLSGNTASDMSTAADSVSGAGGLAGRESRARAAANALVLHDDALVDASSPWLIAGNSARGVHAPGGTALVNALAAYRGARVQGSPVVIAGNTGEDIRAAGSGAQALGVGTKSNGVLAANGLYMDGSGATALARSTLQVVGNTARQLNADGGRINANALSVNAQGRVEASTLTLAGNTAADVRSEGREGTVGGFAAFGRGVGQANANAIQVLGDMRAASLQLMGNTAGRVFATEGLAAANSFSQGSGGRVDGVQALVAANTAVSTQAEQGSTALANSVQADGTLQGSAVQVVANQGSARAAGRDGLANSVRAQGRGRVAGSSVTVTANQGSGEQGVANSVDIAGTLQGGSITILGNQGSARDGGAINSVVGDGRISGSQITIIGNAGSASGGLANSVRGGGSITASSITILGNQASAQGASSKVNSVTGSGSIKGSQILIAGNTGRASGGGLVNGVNNSGSMAGAQVVVTGNQGNATGGGTVNSVDNRGQLSGRVLIAGNRGSATLGGTVNSLVNHGVMAGTVVIAGNQGHAAVGGVSNSVVNQGVITGAVTIVGNMSAAAAGMTSGSVRNVGGAITGVVGVAGNTPFAANPGYTYAIPSTGVVNQSVTVLPAVNLLSM
- a CDS encoding AAA family ATPase encodes the protein MNSPAAPALVVLGGLPGVGKSTIARALLGQWPAVYLRIDTIEQALRDCGALGGSGVGAAGYVVAYALARTHLSQGLSVLADCVNPWAETRASWHRVALDAQAPMLAVEVVCGDPAEHRRRVEQRVSDVPGLVPPLWEAVCRHDYVPWAADNNQLVVDTAYRSPGEAARHILAALRERTAG